Proteins encoded together in one Anoxybacillus flavithermus window:
- a CDS encoding KxYKxGKxW signal peptide domain-containing protein: MYKSGKRWCYVKKTDTLNREK, translated from the coding sequence ATGTATAAATCGGGAAAAAGATGGTGTTATGTCAAGAAAACAGACACGTTAAACAGAGAGAAATAG
- a CDS encoding YfhE family protein encodes MTDKKKRGKTKSTLSSAQEMTYARDFKRADQAGGFTAKHARH; translated from the coding sequence ATGACTGACAAAAAGAAACGTGGGAAAACAAAAAGCACGCTCTCTAGTGCGCAAGAAATGACATATGCCCGCGATTTTAAGCGTGCCGATCAAGCTGGAGGATTCACCGCCAAGCACGCACGCCATTAA
- a CDS encoding GNAT family N-acetyltransferase: MLKKRELQDCQALYELMVHPDVFPFVRHKAYSYEEFLFITKQTIEAEERSELISRTILDEWGNPIGTINLFDIEDGAGFLGTWLGKPYHGKGYNQLAKDAFFNELFYERSINTIFMRIRKVNVRSTKAAEKLPYVTLANETRKRLWEEINQGEDIYNLYEISKDNYTLYVMRQQKADDEQQLKEA, encoded by the coding sequence ATGCTTAAAAAACGTGAACTGCAAGATTGTCAAGCGTTATACGAGCTTATGGTGCACCCGGACGTCTTCCCTTTCGTGCGCCATAAAGCATATTCATACGAGGAGTTTTTATTTATTACAAAACAAACAATCGAAGCCGAAGAACGCAGTGAACTCATTTCGCGCACCATTTTAGATGAGTGGGGCAATCCGATTGGAACGATTAACTTATTTGATATTGAAGATGGCGCTGGCTTTTTAGGCACATGGCTCGGAAAACCTTATCATGGAAAAGGATACAACCAACTTGCCAAAGACGCCTTCTTTAACGAACTGTTTTATGAACGTTCCATCAACACGATCTTCATGCGCATTCGCAAAGTCAACGTCCGCTCCACAAAAGCTGCTGAAAAACTTCCTTACGTCACCCTTGCTAATGAAACGAGAAAGCGATTATGGGAAGAAATTAATCAAGGTGAAGACATATACAACTTATATGAAATTTCAAAGGACAACTATACGTTATATGTGATGCGCCAACAAAAAGCTGATGATGAACAACAATTAAAAGAAGCGTAA
- a CDS encoding YfhD family protein, with protein MGRSRGQKARDKNKSTMPQVPKTMKSDGYDVEFSAEFADHEDLEAQARAEAAGIRQSKKRKS; from the coding sequence ATGGGTCGTTCACGCGGTCAAAAAGCTAGAGACAAAAACAAGTCAACGATGCCACAAGTGCCGAAAACAATGAAATCAGACGGTTATGATGTCGAGTTTTCTGCCGAATTTGCTGATCATGAAGATTTAGAGGCGCAAGCACGCGCTGAAGCAGCCGGCATTCGCCAAAGTAAAAAGAGAAAATCTTAA
- the dcm gene encoding DNA (cytosine-5-)-methyltransferase: protein MYSISKEKVRKYMTKSGISTQKELAEKMGISKNQLSMLLSPNFNPIKSNALKLCHTLGVNIEDIIYSEQLELDLGDIDTKADVEIESTINVFHYEGSHSVEVRDIVAAKQYTAVELFAGAGGLALGLEMAGFHSLGLVEIDKYACKTLRKNRPHWNVIEKDIIEVAEHGIKNFINNCPNDIDLLSGGYPCQAFSYAGKKLGLNDARGTLFYYYAKILQELQPKMFLAENVKGLVNHDNGKTLATMLSVFEEIGYNVQWKVLNALDYDVAQKRERIFIIGIRKDLVEKYNVSYRFPKPYGYTLTLRDVLQDVPPSEGAKYPEEKRKVLELVPPGGYWRDLPEEIAKQYMGKSYYSGGGRTGMARRLSWDEPCLTLTCSPAQKQTERCHPEETRPFTVREYARIQSFPDDWVFDCSMNNAYKQIGNAVPVHMAKAVGLSIVKVLNEINKKGNA from the coding sequence TTGTATAGCATTAGTAAAGAAAAAGTTAGGAAGTATATGACGAAATCAGGAATTTCTACACAAAAAGAACTTGCGGAAAAGATGGGAATTAGTAAAAATCAATTATCTATGCTCCTTTCCCCTAATTTCAATCCTATCAAGTCAAATGCCTTAAAGCTTTGTCATACACTTGGGGTAAACATTGAAGACATTATTTATTCCGAACAACTTGAGCTCGATTTAGGAGATATAGATACAAAAGCTGATGTTGAAATAGAAAGTACCATAAATGTTTTTCACTACGAAGGCTCCCATAGTGTAGAAGTGAGAGATATCGTTGCAGCTAAACAATATACAGCTGTTGAATTATTTGCAGGTGCCGGAGGGTTAGCGCTTGGGCTTGAAATGGCGGGCTTTCACTCCTTAGGGTTGGTAGAAATTGATAAATATGCCTGCAAAACATTAAGAAAAAATCGACCTCATTGGAACGTAATCGAAAAAGATATTATTGAAGTGGCTGAGCATGGAATAAAAAACTTTATCAATAACTGTCCAAACGATATCGATCTATTATCTGGAGGGTATCCTTGCCAGGCTTTTAGCTATGCAGGGAAAAAACTAGGGCTAAATGATGCAAGAGGAACGCTATTTTACTATTACGCAAAAATTCTGCAAGAACTGCAACCAAAAATGTTTTTAGCCGAAAATGTAAAGGGACTTGTCAACCACGACAACGGAAAAACACTAGCAACCATGCTCTCCGTTTTTGAAGAAATAGGCTACAACGTTCAATGGAAAGTATTGAATGCTTTAGACTATGATGTAGCACAAAAAAGAGAACGAATATTCATTATAGGGATAAGAAAAGATTTAGTTGAAAAATATAACGTTTCTTATCGTTTTCCTAAACCGTATGGATATACGCTGACATTAAGGGATGTCTTGCAAGATGTTCCTCCATCCGAGGGCGCTAAATACCCTGAAGAAAAGAGAAAAGTTCTTGAACTTGTTCCCCCTGGCGGTTACTGGAGAGATCTCCCAGAAGAAATCGCCAAACAGTACATGGGAAAAAGTTACTACTCAGGTGGCGGAAGAACCGGGATGGCGCGAAGATTGTCATGGGACGAACCATGCCTAACATTAACATGTTCTCCTGCCCAAAAACAAACGGAAAGATGCCATCCAGAAGAAACAAGACCTTTTACTGTCAGAGAATATGCAAGAATACAAAGTTTCCCTGACGATTGGGTATTTGATTGCTCGATGAACAATGCTTATAAACAGATTGGTAACGCTGTTCCCGTTCATATGGCTAAAGCTGTAGGTTTATCTATCGTAAAAGTTTTGAACGAAATTAACAAAAAGGGGAATGCCTAG
- a CDS encoding type II toxin-antitoxin system PemK/MazF family toxin translates to MPADVPERGDFVVLNFNPQTGHEQAGRRNAIVLSPKEFNQATGFIAVCPITNQKKGYPFEVDLPKEGISLDGDGYPITGVVLTDQIKSLDWRARNLKILKKYNPEDAQIEEIDKIIDECLAKIETYLT, encoded by the coding sequence ATGCCAGCAGACGTACCAGAGAGAGGCGATTTCGTTGTTTTAAACTTCAATCCACAAACTGGTCATGAACAGGCTGGGAGAAGGAATGCTATTGTTTTATCGCCTAAAGAATTCAATCAAGCAACAGGATTTATAGCTGTTTGTCCGATTACCAATCAAAAGAAGGGTTACCCTTTCGAAGTGGATTTACCAAAAGAAGGAATATCCCTTGATGGCGATGGCTATCCAATAACAGGGGTAGTTTTAACTGATCAAATTAAATCATTGGATTGGAGAGCTCGTAATCTAAAAATTTTAAAGAAGTATAATCCAGAAGATGCACAAATTGAAGAAATAGATAAAATCATTGATGAATGCCTAGCGAAAATAGAAACATATCTGACTTGA
- a CDS encoding type II toxin-antitoxin system death-on-curing family toxin — translation MRYLTVEEVVAINFFIIGKYSPNELKGIKEPALLESAVYRSQQSVFGKDAYPTIFEKAAALFESLAKNHCFHNANKRTAFVALVQFLKYNGYYFTMPQDDAIEFVVDVVNHRYSFEQIVATIKEYAFERKY, via the coding sequence ATGAGATATCTAACCGTAGAAGAAGTCGTTGCGATTAATTTTTTCATTATTGGAAAATATTCTCCAAATGAGCTGAAAGGGATAAAAGAACCTGCATTGTTAGAATCGGCTGTCTACCGTTCACAACAAAGTGTGTTTGGTAAAGATGCTTATCCTACTATTTTTGAAAAAGCGGCAGCATTATTTGAGTCTTTGGCTAAGAACCATTGTTTTCATAATGCAAACAAAAGAACTGCCTTTGTAGCACTTGTTCAATTTTTAAAATACAATGGATACTATTTTACGATGCCGCAAGATGATGCCATTGAATTTGTTGTTGATGTAGTGAATCATCGATATTCCTTCGAGCAAATTGTTGCAACCATCAAAGAGTATGCATTTGAACGTAAATATTAA
- a CDS encoding AbrB/MazE/SpoVT family DNA-binding domain-containing protein — protein sequence MYSKEYLENKINQSKGVDYMSTVIVQKWGNSLGIRIPKDAADKIGIKQGSEIELNVIGNEGIITLKPKRTRKKYTLEELISQITPENRHEEIDFGIEGRELI from the coding sequence ATGTATTCAAAAGAATATTTAGAAAACAAAATAAACCAGAGTAAAGGGGTTGACTACATGTCTACAGTTATTGTTCAAAAATGGGGAAACAGTTTGGGCATTCGAATCCCAAAAGATGCTGCTGATAAAATAGGGATTAAACAAGGTTCCGAAATAGAATTAAATGTGATTGGAAATGAAGGTATCATCACATTAAAGCCAAAAAGAACACGGAAGAAATACACACTGGAAGAACTAATATCACAGATTACACCTGAAAATCGACATGAGGAAATTGATTTCGGGATAGAAGGGCGTGAATTGATTTAA
- a CDS encoding AbrB/MazE/SpoVT family DNA-binding domain-containing protein translates to MLSAERKVLKVGNSLGVTFPMEFLNKLGIHQGDEIQMELEEDKIVIKKSKKVDLPKGISQDFFEVLNETLEEYDETIKGLIDR, encoded by the coding sequence ATGTTAAGCGCAGAACGAAAAGTATTAAAAGTTGGCAATTCACTTGGGGTTACCTTTCCAATGGAGTTTCTAAATAAGCTTGGTATTCATCAAGGAGATGAAATACAAATGGAGCTTGAAGAGGATAAAATTGTTATAAAGAAAAGTAAAAAAGTTGATTTGCCAAAAGGAATCTCCCAAGATTTTTTTGAAGTATTAAACGAAACTCTTGAAGAATATGATGAGACCATCAAGGGGCTTATTGATCGATGA
- a CDS encoding IS4 family transposase, which yields MDKNTLISSFGKWVSPINIQKLSEQVKELKQDYYTKKLTTEAYIKFLLVAQLLEFKSLEEMSDALVDEDLQKALGFESISASQLSRKNNQINPLILANLFLDLVWKIQRYHYKNGKNMPLKIIDSSTLPLNLTNYKWAKFRKTKAGVKLHLRLVFMDKDTVYPEKAVITTAKEHDRNQLEVLVDDKEAMYVFDRGYVDYERFDRMTDDGYFFVSRLKKNAVIREVYTFSLPDDCHVLSDKMVYIGTTQNRTENVYRLLEVMDTKGNLLRLITNRFDLKAEEISDIYRSRWAIELFFKWLKQHVEIKHFYGMSETAIQNQIFLALITYCLHVLIQLEMKSKKSLLRITRWLKRALWKPAYVWLRKFDGRASP from the coding sequence ATGGACAAGAATACACTAATTTCATCATTTGGTAAATGGGTTTCACCCATAAATATTCAAAAACTTAGCGAACAAGTCAAAGAATTGAAACAGGACTATTACACAAAAAAGCTGACAACAGAAGCCTATATTAAATTTTTATTGGTAGCCCAACTGCTCGAATTTAAGAGCTTAGAGGAAATGAGTGATGCACTTGTAGACGAAGATCTTCAAAAAGCACTCGGATTTGAATCGATAAGTGCCTCTCAGCTATCCCGAAAAAACAATCAGATCAACCCACTAATTCTTGCAAATTTGTTCTTGGATCTTGTTTGGAAAATTCAACGGTACCATTATAAAAACGGAAAGAATATGCCACTGAAAATCATTGATTCGAGTACACTCCCGTTGAATTTGACCAATTATAAATGGGCAAAATTCCGTAAAACAAAAGCTGGTGTAAAGCTACACTTACGGCTCGTTTTCATGGATAAAGACACCGTCTATCCTGAAAAAGCAGTGATTACGACAGCAAAAGAACATGACCGAAATCAACTCGAAGTCCTAGTGGATGATAAAGAAGCCATGTATGTGTTTGACCGCGGTTATGTGGACTATGAACGTTTTGACCGGATGACAGATGATGGCTATTTCTTCGTTTCAAGACTGAAGAAAAACGCAGTCATTCGTGAAGTCTATACATTTTCACTTCCTGATGATTGTCACGTTCTATCCGATAAAATGGTCTATATTGGTACCACACAAAATCGTACTGAAAATGTCTATCGTCTACTAGAAGTTATGGACACAAAAGGGAACTTACTTCGTTTAATTACCAACCGATTTGATTTAAAAGCAGAAGAGATAAGTGATATTTACCGATCTCGCTGGGCTATTGAACTCTTTTTCAAATGGCTTAAGCAACACGTAGAAATTAAGCACTTTTATGGAATGAGTGAAACAGCTATTCAAAATCAAATTTTCTTAGCCCTTATCACGTATTGCTTACATGTTCTCATTCAATTGGAGATGAAAAGTAAGAAATCCCTACTTCGAATTACTCGTTGGTTAAAGAGAGCTCTGTGGAAACCAGCTTATGTTTGGTTGCGAAAATTTGATGGGCGAGCCAGTCCATAA
- the adhP gene encoding alcohol dehydrogenase AdhP — MKAAVVEQFKEPLQVKEVEIPKISYGEVLVRIKACGVCHTDLHAAHGDWPVKPKLPLIPGHEGVGVIEEVGPGVTHLKVGDRVGIPWLYSACGHCDYCLSGQETLCEHQQNAGYSVDGGYAEYCRAAADYVVKIPDNLSFEEAAPIFCAGVTTYKALKVTGAKPGEWVAIYGVGGLGHVAVQYAKAMGLNVVAVDLGDEKLELAKQLGADLVVNPKHDDAAQWIKEKVGGVHATVVTAVSKAAFESAYKAIRRGGACVLVGLPPEEIPIPIFDTVLNGVKIIGSIVGTRKDLQEALQFAAEGKVKTIVEVQPLENINDVFDRMLKGKINGRVVLKVD; from the coding sequence ATGAAAGCTGCAGTTGTGGAACAATTTAAAGAGCCGTTACAAGTGAAAGAAGTGGAAATACCTAAGATCTCATACGGGGAAGTATTAGTGCGCATTAAAGCGTGTGGGGTATGCCATACAGACTTGCATGCCGCGCATGGCGACTGGCCTGTAAAGCCTAAACTGCCTCTCATTCCTGGCCATGAAGGCGTCGGTGTAATTGAAGAAGTAGGTCCTGGGGTGACACATTTAAAAGTTGGAGATCGCGTAGGTATTCCTTGGCTTTACTCAGCGTGCGGTCACTGTGACTATTGCTTAAGCGGACAAGAAACATTATGCGAACATCAACAAAACGCTGGCTATTCCGTCGATGGTGGCTATGCTGAATATTGCCGTGCTGCAGCCGATTATGTTGTAAAAATTCCTGATAACTTATCTTTTGAAGAAGCTGCTCCAATCTTTTGTGCTGGAGTCACGACATATAAAGCATTAAAAGTCACAGGGGCAAAACCTGGGGAATGGGTAGCCATTTACGGTGTTGGCGGGCTTGGACATGTCGCAGTCCAATACGCAAAGGCGATGGGGTTAAACGTCGTTGCTGTCGATTTAGGTGATGAAAAACTTGAGCTTGCTAAACAACTTGGTGCAGATCTTGTCGTCAATCCGAAACATGATGATGCAGCACAATGGATAAAAGAAAAAGTGGGCGGTGTGCATGCGACTGTCGTCACAGCTGTTTCAAAAGCCGCGTTCGAATCAGCCTACAAAGCCATTCGTCGCGGTGGTGCTTGCGTACTCGTCGGATTACCGCCAGAAGAAATACCTATTCCAATTTTCGATACGGTATTAAATGGAGTAAAAATTATTGGTTCTATCGTTGGTACGCGCAAAGACTTACAAGAAGCACTTCAATTTGCAGCAGAAGGAAAAGTAAAAACAATTGTCGAAGTACAGCCGCTTGAAAACATTAACGACGTATTTGATCGCATGTTAAAAGGGAAAATTAACGGCCGCGTCGTTTTAAAAGTAGATTAA
- a CDS encoding TIGR01777 family oxidoreductase, which yields MNILIAGGTGFVGKALTAYFTQNGHHMYILTRNAQKRENDPYIHYVQWLTDDANPHEQLPSIDIIINLAGESINSGRWNETRKRAIMESRLQATHAIYEFITKMNKKPQVVIQASAIGIYGTSLNDTFTERRETIGIDFLAQTVKRWEEAGRRIESLGVRTVFMRFGIILGKNGGALPRIVLPYKWFIGGTIGSGKQWISWVHINDVIGAIDFAIRHENISGSINVTAPHPVTMEQFGKTIAEVLHRPHWLPVPSFVLKVLLGEMSMLVLEGQRVIPEKLLQAGYHFSFPTIDRALANILQS from the coding sequence ATGAATATTTTGATTGCTGGAGGAACAGGATTTGTAGGTAAGGCGTTAACAGCATATTTTACACAAAACGGACATCATATGTATATATTAACGCGAAATGCACAAAAACGGGAGAACGATCCGTATATTCATTATGTACAATGGTTAACAGATGACGCAAATCCTCATGAACAACTCCCTTCCATTGATATAATCATAAACTTAGCTGGTGAATCAATTAATAGTGGACGATGGAACGAAACGAGAAAGCGCGCAATTATGGAAAGTCGATTACAAGCGACACATGCCATATATGAATTCATTACAAAAATGAATAAAAAACCGCAAGTGGTTATTCAAGCGAGTGCCATCGGTATTTACGGCACATCGCTTAATGACACATTTACCGAACGTCGCGAAACAATCGGGATAGACTTTTTAGCTCAAACCGTGAAACGATGGGAAGAAGCTGGGCGACGCATTGAATCACTTGGCGTGCGCACGGTATTTATGCGGTTTGGCATTATTTTAGGTAAAAATGGTGGAGCACTTCCACGTATCGTTCTTCCTTACAAATGGTTTATTGGTGGAACGATCGGAAGCGGGAAACAATGGATTTCGTGGGTGCATATAAATGACGTCATTGGCGCCATTGACTTTGCCATTCGACATGAAAACATATCGGGTTCAATCAACGTTACTGCCCCACATCCTGTGACGATGGAACAGTTCGGAAAAACGATTGCAGAAGTACTACATCGCCCACATTGGCTCCCTGTTCCGTCCTTTGTGCTTAAAGTATTGCTAGGGGAAATGAGCATGCTTGTGTTAGAAGGACAGCGTGTCATCCCAGAAAAATTACTTCAAGCAGGGTATCATTTTTCTTTTCCAACTATTGATCGAGCGCTAGCGAACATACTACAATCGTAA
- a CDS encoding amidohydrolase, protein MKNILLKYGTVYPITSPPMKGADVRIENGKIAEIGYNLLVNEKTEVIDVSGKYVFPGFIDVHTHLGLYDEGTGWAGNDANETIETMTPHVRAIDSVYPLDPGFRDAIEHGITTVHIMPGSANVIGGTTAVIKTYGKNVSKMIVKETAGLKLALGENPKRMHSQGNKESLTRMGIMGMLRETFYNAKYSDWPHDFRTIPIIQALNRDFPIRVHAHRADDILSAIRFADEFGLDLRIEHCTEGHLIAEELQGRDLQVSVGPTLTRRSKVELKNKSWKTYKILSDVGVHVSITTDHPYTPIQYLPICAAIAVREGLDEQKALEGITILPARNLGVDDRVGSLETGKDADIVVWNYHPFHYLATPIFTMINGEIIYKKN, encoded by the coding sequence ATGAAAAACATATTGCTCAAATATGGTACAGTATATCCGATTACGTCTCCTCCGATGAAAGGGGCAGATGTGCGTATCGAAAATGGAAAAATTGCAGAAATCGGCTATAACCTTCTCGTAAATGAGAAAACAGAAGTTATTGATGTCTCAGGAAAATACGTCTTTCCTGGGTTTATCGACGTTCATACACACCTTGGTTTATATGACGAAGGAACGGGATGGGCGGGCAACGACGCGAACGAAACGATTGAAACGATGACGCCGCATGTGCGTGCCATTGATAGCGTATATCCACTCGATCCAGGTTTTCGCGATGCAATCGAACATGGGATTACAACGGTACACATTATGCCAGGAAGTGCAAATGTCATCGGAGGAACGACGGCAGTCATTAAAACGTACGGAAAAAACGTCTCAAAAATGATTGTGAAAGAAACCGCAGGTCTAAAACTCGCTCTTGGAGAAAACCCAAAACGAATGCACAGTCAGGGAAATAAAGAATCGCTTACACGTATGGGCATTATGGGAATGCTGCGCGAAACATTTTACAACGCGAAATATAGCGATTGGCCGCACGATTTTCGTACGATCCCTATCATTCAGGCGTTAAATCGCGACTTCCCGATTCGTGTCCACGCCCATCGTGCTGATGATATTTTATCCGCCATTCGTTTTGCTGATGAATTCGGACTTGATTTACGCATTGAACATTGTACCGAAGGACATCTCATTGCCGAAGAACTGCAAGGGCGAGATTTACAAGTTTCGGTCGGACCAACACTAACACGTCGATCGAAGGTAGAATTAAAAAACAAAAGTTGGAAAACATATAAAATTTTATCCGACGTAGGCGTTCACGTCTCTATCACAACAGATCATCCATACACACCTATTCAATACTTACCTATTTGCGCTGCGATTGCTGTTCGCGAAGGGCTCGATGAACAAAAAGCGCTCGAAGGCATTACCATTTTGCCGGCACGTAATTTAGGAGTGGACGATCGTGTCGGAAGTCTTGAAACCGGAAAAGATGCTGACATTGTCGTTTGGAATTACCATCCGTTTCACTATCTCGCAACTCCTATATTCACCATGATAAACGGGGAAATAATATACAAGAAAAATTAA
- a CDS encoding PmeII family type II restriction endonuclease, which produces MSGETSHVNVLSEEESDEMIERAKEFFRKEIASSHIRNTKKLKKLKEFHLNPFLDKYKARFLTGNDDPVSMAKALVYPRVLGTSINTTFGNKLQKFCSEVLGSFASTTAGIDIEFIDKLDGRRKYCQVKAGPNTINKDDVETIKNHFAGVKRLARTNNLHIGFTDLVVGVLYGTPDQLSGHYQKINQEYPVIVGQEFWYRITGIENFYQRLTDAIGEVATEFDSSKLIEEIIEQLAKEIEETLNADS; this is translated from the coding sequence ATGTCGGGAGAAACGTCACATGTAAATGTATTGAGTGAAGAAGAATCGGACGAAATGATTGAAAGAGCGAAAGAATTTTTTAGGAAAGAAATCGCTTCTAGCCATATACGTAATACAAAAAAGTTGAAGAAATTAAAGGAGTTCCATTTGAACCCGTTTTTAGACAAGTATAAAGCGAGATTTTTAACAGGGAATGACGATCCTGTTAGCATGGCAAAGGCGTTGGTGTATCCAAGGGTATTGGGGACATCTATTAACACAACGTTTGGGAATAAACTCCAAAAATTTTGTAGTGAAGTACTGGGGAGCTTTGCTTCTACTACAGCAGGGATAGACATTGAATTTATTGATAAATTAGATGGAAGAAGAAAATATTGTCAAGTAAAAGCAGGACCCAACACCATTAATAAAGACGATGTAGAAACGATAAAGAATCATTTTGCAGGTGTTAAAAGGCTTGCGAGGACGAATAATCTTCATATTGGCTTCACTGATTTAGTCGTTGGTGTTCTTTATGGTACACCTGATCAGTTAAGCGGTCATTATCAAAAAATTAATCAAGAATATCCTGTCATTGTTGGACAAGAGTTTTGGTACAGAATTACGGGGATTGAAAACTTTTATCAAAGATTAACAGATGCGATAGGGGAAGTTGCAACAGAATTTGACTCTTCAAAGCTAATCGAAGAGATTATTGAACAGCTCGCAAAAGAGATCGAGGAAACGTTGAACGCCGATAGCTAG
- a CDS encoding protein adenylyltransferase SelO, whose protein sequence is MREGNILKTNWNFDNSYARLPERFFMKIYPTPVRNPKMAVLNRSLAGELGLCTEALASEDGVAVFAGNRIPEGAEPLAQAYAGHQFRYFNMLGDGRAILLGEHVTPDGERFDIQLKGSGRTPYSRGGDGRAALGPMLREYIISEAMHALRIPTTRSLAVVTTGEVVIRETELPGAILTRVAASHLRVGTFQYAARFLSKDELQALADYAMKRHDLNGEQASNRYLFLLEEVMKKQAALVAKWQLVGFIHGVMNTDNMTISGETIDYGPCAFMDVYDPKTVFSSIDTQGRYAYGNQPYIAGWNIARLAESLLPLLHDNEEKAIELAQETIGRFPALYETYWLEGMRTKLGLFTKEEEDKKLIGELLHLMYTYRADYTNTFRSLTLGEWNFCEQQFRDWYARWQERIARQGVTKDEVYERMRQNNPAIIPRNYRVEEALTAAVEHGDYTVMEQLLHALQHPYAYTKEQEQYAIPPEPSDRPYRTFCGT, encoded by the coding sequence ATGCGGGAGGGAAATATATTGAAAACCAACTGGAACTTTGACAATAGTTATGCCCGCTTGCCTGAGCGGTTTTTTATGAAAATATATCCGACGCCTGTTCGTAATCCGAAGATGGCTGTGCTCAATCGTTCGCTGGCAGGGGAACTTGGGCTATGTACGGAGGCGCTAGCGAGCGAGGATGGGGTGGCGGTGTTTGCCGGAAATCGAATTCCTGAAGGTGCGGAGCCTTTGGCGCAGGCGTATGCAGGACATCAGTTCAGATATTTTAATATGCTTGGAGACGGGCGAGCGATTTTACTTGGGGAACATGTGACGCCAGACGGAGAACGGTTCGATATTCAGCTGAAAGGGTCGGGACGGACGCCGTATTCGCGCGGGGGAGATGGACGTGCAGCGCTCGGGCCGATGCTTCGTGAGTATATCATTAGTGAGGCGATGCATGCGCTTCGTATTCCAACGACGCGCAGTTTAGCCGTTGTGACAACAGGGGAAGTTGTTATTCGCGAAACAGAGCTGCCAGGGGCGATTTTGACGCGCGTGGCAGCGAGTCATTTGCGTGTCGGGACGTTTCAATATGCGGCTCGTTTTTTATCGAAAGACGAGTTGCAGGCGTTGGCAGATTATGCGATGAAGCGCCATGATTTGAACGGTGAACAGGCGTCTAACCGCTATCTTTTTTTATTGGAAGAAGTGATGAAAAAGCAGGCGGCGCTTGTAGCGAAATGGCAATTAGTCGGGTTTATTCATGGGGTGATGAACACCGATAATATGACGATTAGCGGTGAGACGATTGATTACGGACCGTGCGCGTTTATGGATGTGTACGATCCAAAGACGGTGTTTAGCTCCATTGATACGCAAGGGCGGTATGCGTACGGTAATCAGCCGTATATCGCTGGATGGAATATTGCACGTTTGGCTGAAAGTCTTTTGCCGCTTTTGCATGATAATGAGGAAAAAGCGATTGAGCTTGCGCAAGAAACGATAGGTCGATTTCCGGCGTTGTATGAAACGTATTGGCTAGAAGGGATGCGGACAAAACTTGGGCTTTTTACGAAAGAGGAGGAAGACAAAAAGCTTATTGGGGAGTTGCTTCATCTTATGTATACTTATCGTGCTGACTATACGAATACGTTTCGCTCATTAACGTTAGGCGAGTGGAATTTTTGCGAACAACAGTTTCGTGATTGGTATGCACGTTGGCAGGAAAGAATCGCCCGTCAAGGCGTAACAAAAGATGAAGTGTATGAACGAATGCGGCAAAACAACCCGGCGATCATTCCGCGCAACTATCGGGTCGAAGAAGCGCTGACGGCGGCGGTTGAACACGGGGATTATACGGTCATGGAGCAGTTGCTTCATGCGTTGCAACATCCGTATGCATACACGAAAGAACAAGAACAATATGCTATACCTCCTGAGCCGTCTGATCGGCCGTATCGGACGTTTTGTGGGACGTAA